Below is a genomic region from Sorghum bicolor cultivar BTx623 chromosome 9, Sorghum_bicolor_NCBIv3, whole genome shotgun sequence.
GCCCCGGGTTGCCGCTCAGGTCCAGGTTCCGGCCGAGCTGCCTGAGGAACGCGCCGTCGAACGGGACGACGCCGTCCAGCCCGTTCTTGCTCAGGTTGAGGTGGTACATGCGCTTCAGCCGGCTGAGCCCCGCCGGGATCCGCCCGGTGAGGTTGTTGTTCTCCAGCGACAGCGTGGTGAGGCTGGACAGGAGGCCGAACGTGTCTGGTATGGAGCCCGAGTAGCCGGAGTTTGCCAGCCGGAGCTCCTGCAGCCGCGCGATGCTGCCCAGCTCGGACGGCAGCGGGACGCCCATCGGGTTGTTCTCCATGATCAGGTACTGCAGGTCGCGGAGGCCGGAGAGTCCCGCGGGGAGGCCGCCGCGCAGCCCGTTGTTGCTGAGCGCCATGAACGTGAGCGCCTTCAGGCGGGTGAGGGCCGCCGGGACGCCGCCGGTGAGGTTGTTGGAGCTGAGGTCCAGCTTCTGCAGCTGGGCGAGGTCGCCGAGACGGCTCGGGATGGTGCCAGAGAAGGAGTTGTAGCTAAGGTCGAGGCCGACGAGGCCGCGCAGGTCGCCGAGCGCGGTCGGGATGGGGCCCGTGAGGGAGTTGTAGCTGAGGTCGAGGTGCACGAGGTCCGCGAGCTCGCCGATGCCCCGCGGGACGGCGCCCCGGACCAGCGCGTTCTGCGACACGGTGAGCACCTGCAGCGACCGGAGGCTGGCCAGCTGCGGCGGCAGCGTGCCGGACAGCGACGGGTTGGCGCGGACGCTGAGCTGCTGCAGGCGCGAGGACGAGAGGTTGGACGCCGGCGGCAGCGCGAACGCGGCCACGGCGTCGGGGTTCTTGAAGCAGCCGACGAGGAACAGAGCCCGGAGCTCCGGCAGCGCGAACGCGGCCACCGGGAACGTCGCCGTGTCCTTGCACGTCGGGTTCGGCGGCACCCCGAAGTCGAGGCGCGCGACGTGCATCCGCGCGGCGCTGCCATTGGCGCCCGGAGCGGGCGCGGTGCCGGGCCTGCACTCGAGCCCCGGC
It encodes:
- the LOC8068972 gene encoding piriformospora indica-insensitive protein 2; this translates as MPLWTVACRPPHHPHFDINAATLDPTPRSNHRRPPKAKPETATARQRQQSVQSHTRARAAVMAPAPSSSPSSSRTLPLPPAVLYLLLLSLQVAAAGAAMDPAERETLLRVMESVSADRDWREAAGDDPCASPWPGLECRPGTAPAPGANGSAARMHVARLDFGVPPNPTCKDTATFPVAAFALPELRALFLVGCFKNPDAVAAFALPPASNLSSSRLQQLSVRANPSLSGTLPPQLASLRSLQVLTVSQNALVRGAVPRGIGELADLVHLDLSYNSLTGPIPTALGDLRGLVGLDLSYNSFSGTIPSRLGDLAQLQKLDLSSNNLTGGVPAALTRLKALTFMALSNNGLRGGLPAGLSGLRDLQYLIMENNPMGVPLPSELGSIARLQELRLANSGYSGSIPDTFGLLSSLTTLSLENNNLTGRIPAGLSRLKRMYHLNLSKNGLDGVVPFDGAFLRQLGRNLDLSGNPGLCVADRAVVPDVGVGVCGGDVACDTSAAESSVVGRVVRGVVTRGRWPAGLLTPAAAVALCSCLLL